CTTGCCAAACCTTGAAGCCAACCGGGACGGCAAATGGAAAATTTCGTGATCCCCTCCTACGTGATATCGGCGATCGCTGACGCGGTCTCAACGTACGAAACACATGCCAGCCTCGACAGCCTGTTCATGTACGCCAACGCACCTGGAGATCCCCCAGCAGGAAGCAAGCCGGTCAAAGCGCTGGAGTGGCTACGCCGCATAAACAAAGAGAGTGGATCGGGCTCGCTGGTCATCGTCGGACGCATCATCGAGAAATATTTAGAAGAAGATAGCGATGGCGACCCAGCGTTGAGCTTTCATCCAGCACTTATCAAGGAAAAGAAAGCGGCAGTCGGAAGGATCAAGGATGCCCTAGAGCGTGCAGCCCTCATCTACACCCCTGGAGGTCTGCTCAGCCAAGGTAAAGGGCTAGCCACAAAGACCTTGGCGGATCTGATCAAGAGCCGAAATATCCAGGCAATCGACTTTGAATTCGAACGTGCCATCAAGAACATCGAAGCAAGTCCGCGTGAGGCCGTGTCCGCCGCTTGCAACATCCTGGAATCCGTATTCAAGGTGTATATCGAAGAGCACGACCATCTCGCCCTACCGGCCAAGCAGGATCTTCAGGGCGTATGGAAGATCCTGCGAGCCGACTTAGGTCTCGACGCATCAATTTTGGAGGAGCGAGACCTGCAAGAGATCGTCACTGGTGTCGTGGCAACCGTGAATGGGATCGGCGCATTACGCACCCATGCGAGCTCCGCCCATGGGGCCGGTAAGCGTCCATACAAGCTCAAACCACGTCATGCGCGGTTGGCCATTCATGCAGCGCACACCATCGCTGCATTCGTGCTGGAGACCTGGGATGAGAGAAGTTCAATGCGATAGGTCATCCGCGATTCTTTCCATCGTTCACCAACTAGTCGAGGCTAGTCATGGGCGCATGAGCAAATATAGCCGAGCCTCCATTCTTGATGCCCTCTTCAGATTCGGTTTCTCAGTGATGTAGAAGGATGGGGTTGCCTGGAGGGTCAGTTTTAGCTTCACATCCTGAGGCCGAGTGTTGAGATCTTGCATAGCGAAATCATCATGACCTGTTCTGTTCACTCCCCTTCAAAATCGCACCTTTGTCTCCACTGGTCGGGGCTGTAGCAAGGCTGGGAGCTATGGGTTGTGTTGATGGATGAGGGTTAAGATCGGACATGGATTGACACTGATATAGCCCTTGTCTAGAAAATCCTCGACATCAGCATCCCCAAGCTAGACGGGCTGGAGGTGCTTTCCCGCTTCCAGGCCATGTCCCTGCCGCTGAAGGTTCTGGTGCTGACCGCCCAGTCCCCGGCGTTGTTCGCCGTACGCTGCATGCACTCGGGCGCTGCGGGCTATGTGTGCAAACAGGAAGACCTGAGCGAACTGCTCAGTGCGATCAAGGCAGTGCTTGCCGGTTACAACTATTTCCCAAGCCAGGCAATCAAACACAATCAATCGGCAGATACCGACCTGCAACTTTTCCGCCAGGTCAATGACCGTGAACTTATGGTTCTGCAATTATTCGTGCAAGGCCGAAGCAACAAGGAAATCGCCAAAGGCATGTTCCCCAGCAACAAGACTGTGAGCACCTACAAGAAGCGCCTGATGCACAAACTCCAGGTCGAGACTTTGGTGGACCTGATTGAAATGGCCAAACGCAACGCACTGGTCTGAGGGCTTTCATGGCTCGCCATATCGCCCCACTGCTACTCGCCCTGGCACTGGTCAGCGGCGGGGTACAGGCCAACCACCACGGGGTCAGCGCCTATGCCCTGCTGGCGCGTTCACCGGCAACGCCCGCACAGCCTCCACTCACCCCCCCGCAACGTCAATGGCTCGAAGGCCGTCACGAACTGGTGCTGGGTACTTCTGCGCCCGACTACCCGCCCTTCGACATCACCAGTGGCGGGCGCGACTATCAAGGCCTCACCGCCGAGT
The sequence above is drawn from the Pseudomonas putida genome and encodes:
- a CDS encoding abortive infection family protein, with amino-acid sequence MENFVIPSYVISAIADAVSTYETHASLDSLFMYANAPGDPPAGSKPVKALEWLRRINKESGSGSLVIVGRIIEKYLEEDSDGDPALSFHPALIKEKKAAVGRIKDALERAALIYTPGGLLSQGKGLATKTLADLIKSRNIQAIDFEFERAIKNIEASPREAVSAACNILESVFKVYIEEHDHLALPAKQDLQGVWKILRADLGLDASILEERDLQEIVTGVVATVNGIGALRTHASSAHGAGKRPYKLKPRHARLAIHAAHTIAAFVLETWDERSSMR
- a CDS encoding response regulator transcription factor, yielding MLDISIPKLDGLEVLSRFQAMSLPLKVLVLTAQSPALFAVRCMHSGAAGYVCKQEDLSELLSAIKAVLAGYNYFPSQAIKHNQSADTDLQLFRQVNDRELMVLQLFVQGRSNKEIAKGMFPSNKTVSTYKKRLMHKLQVETLVDLIEMAKRNALV